Genomic segment of Salvia hispanica cultivar TCC Black 2014 chromosome 2, UniMelb_Shisp_WGS_1.0, whole genome shotgun sequence:
ATATGACTAGTCTAACtttgaatcttcaatcattttttccacAAAGCCAATTTACCAATTTTCTGTAAGTTTGATGGAACTTATTTGCCTTACCAGATTTCTTGATTTGagataatataaaaatcatgtttGTCCCCCTTCTCACACTCTACATTGCAACTGAAAGTTCCATATCATCATATTTATACTTAAAAAGTCCCAAATTTTATGATGCAGGTGTGAACCTTTCCCCACATACCCTCGCACATATGACATGCTTCACGCCAATGGACTTTTATCACACCTTGCTTCAGAGAGATGCAGTATGCTTGacttaatttttgaaatggaCCGCATTCTTCGGCCTGAGGTAATCTATCATATGCTTATTATTCTCACTTGATAAGGTACCAAAGTCTTGATTTTCTTGAACTTTGTTTGCTCGCAGGGATGGGTTATAATTTCTGATAAGGTTGGTCAAGTAGAGATTGCACGAACTCTTGTGACACAGCTCCGGTGGGAAGCCCGAGTCATCGACCTTCAAGATGGCAGCGAGCAGCGCCTACTAGTATGCCAGAAACCGTTTCTGAGAAAATGAGGTCTCCTTCTATGGAGATCTCTCCATCCCTACGACACTCCGCTTGTTTTGAAAGAACATCGGATCGAGCACACTCTCTGTCTGGTTTTTGACACTGTGAAGATGAAATCACATTCAGTTATGGTGATGCTGTAGTTAGAGCAATGAGGAAGTATATGTGGTTTCCAACACGTTTTTCTGGAGATCAAATGTAATTCATTCAAAAGATGAGAAATTTTGGAGGTTGTAGATATCTGAGTGATGTTTGCTGCCGCAGttcaaaggaaaagaagattTTTCCAACTCTAAAGGAGACAGACAGACAGACAAACAGATTGTAGCAATTCATTTAAGTCGttttttgtggtttttatattttattaattatttgtgtaattgaattgtatttgtatttctCTAGCTATATCGATCAAGTTCAGCTGTACTAAAAGATATTGCAATTTGATGTACTTTCATTCCCATTTTTATCGTTGTGAATCACGATTCAGTTTCAACTAACTTTGCTTATATggtttgttttaaaattatgacaCTATAATTGACTTACTTCTCCCTCcatctattttataaaaaatgtcatattttttcttttagtttgttcTCGTAAGAAATATCAgattttcatttatggaaaaagtTTTGTCGTTCATAAGTGcaacatcttttgtggacatcttttatggaatGGAAATGGgaagagtattttttttttttttggtgttgtttGGAAAGTTGATAAGCGTTTTTGCccatttaaaaaagtttagAAATTCCTAAAAAAGGCCGACAGCGACGTCTTATAATTCATGACGCAGAAGAATTAGCAGACACGTGTGAACCACAAGTTCCCAGAATTTACCATGATTTGCGCCCTCACTCTCTCCAAATTACAGAAATGACCCTCATCGGACGGCCCtaaattttctctctactctccctctctctctcttattcaTTCGTTCATCTACTCTCCCCAACAAAATCGAAACAGCTCAGATTTTTCCTTTTACTCCTGCAATTCGTCAATTTCCACATCTCCAATCTGCAAAATCGAGAAAATGTCGACggagaaggagagagagacTCATGTCTACTTGGCCAAGCTCGCGGAACAAGCTGAGCGCTACGATGGTATGAATCAGCTTTTTTTTCGTGCAATGTGTGTTTGTATTTCATATACATTTATACAATGTTTATGCGTTCGAGCGCGCGCGCGCGTGTGTTTTGACGTTTTCGTGTGTAGATGTGAAGCCGCTTAGTGATTTTGCCTCGTGTGACGGCAATTGTTTTACAAGGGGATCTTGTGTATTGTGTATTGTGTGTGATCTATCGGCCGTTTGCTGTAATTGAATGTTGTGTTTAGTCAAATGGATGCAATGTGAACGCGCAATTACCTGAATAGGTTTGCATATGAGTTAGAAAACGATAGGATTAGAATCAGCTACCTTACCTCGATTGATAAGAAGATTAGATTGGGAACTTTTGATTCAAAATAGGGCTATGTGTATGTGCATTTTTCTATGTAACGAAGTGGAGTATATGTTTATGCTAATCTGTTGGTTTTCATTTCTTTGCAAATCACTTTTGTTGaggattttataatttagatttttgaCTCGTAGAGgagaaatttaacaaatactactactactactattttctttttcttgaatgaAACAAGGAAAAGAGCTATTCTGTGGTTTATTGGGTTGGCATGCTATCATCTATTGCTTTCTATGgtcaatataatatactaataagtATAGCTTCCCTGGGATTCAGTTTTAATCAAACATATTAACGGGATGAATGATCCTTTGCAGAAATGGTAGAAAGCATGAAAAACGTTGCAATGCTAGATGTTGAACTGTCAGTGGATGAAAGAAACCTACTTTCTGTGGGTTACAAGAATGTCATTGGTGCTCGTAGAGCTTCATGGCGAATCATGTCTTCCATTGAGCAGAAGGAAGAGTCCAAGGGACATGAGAACAATGTGAAGCTGATTAAGGAGTATCGGCTGAAGGTAGAGAACGAGCTGTCCAAGATTTGCGAGGACATACTGGCTGTCATTGACAAGCATCTCATTCCCTCTTCTGGATCAGCTGAAGCAACTGTTTTCTTCCACAAGATGTGAGTGAAATTGGTATTGGAATTATGGGAACAatgttttttagtatatattcTGTTTTGATTACTTAGCTTCTTTCTTCGTCTTGGGATCACAGACAATGTTCCCTAGTATTATGCTAAGCATTAGATCTTGTTCATTGTCGAATAGATTTGTTGGATATTGTTAAGATGAACTTGATGCATCTTTACATTTTCATTATgactaaaatttatttgactTCACTGAATGAGCGCTGTACCTTGTAATTTTCAGGAAAGGTGATTACTGTCGCTACCTTGCTGAGTTCAAGGTTGaccaagaaaagaaagaggCAGCGGATCTGTCCCTCAAGGGCTACGAGGCATGTTACTCAACAAAGATAACTAATAAACTAATCTAGTCAACATAATTGATCATATTTCTTACACATTCCATTTTTCCAAATGTAGGCTGCGTCTGCCATTGCGAATACAGATCTACCATCTACCCATCCTATCCGTCTTGGTCTTGCTTTGAACTTTTCAGTGTTCTACTACGAGATCATGAATTCTCCTGAAAGGTAGTATTGTTACTGAGAAGCATTCATGCATTCTTCGATATCTTCACATCAATGATGTTAACGTTTTTTCGTGTGTAATAATTGACAGGGCCTGCCATTTGGCTAAGCAAGCATTTGATGAGGCCATTGCTGATTTGGACACTCTGAGTGAAGAGTCTTACAAAGACAGCACTTTGATTATGCAGCTTTTGAGAGACAATCTCACTCTCTGGACCTCTGATTTGCCTGAAGATGGTAATTACGGTTTTACTCGTCTTAATATGCAAACAGACACAACATAGAAACAAACAACTCATTCTAACTGCATTTTGCCCTGTTTAGGTGAGGACAATGTGAAGGATGATGAACCCAAACCAGCAGATGCTAAggtgaaattttgatttgttgttctttacatatatatcaaattgatttgatgttatttatatacattcaGCCCATCAATATCTACTAAGATGTTCAAAATTGCATTTTCTCCTGCAGAATTAATGCCGTGGCGCAAGATTTGCATCTAATTTATCATGTTCGTCCAAAGGGTGTGGTGTTTTTAAGCTTCCTAAACTAAGCAGCGATTGTAGGGAGAGTTGGTTGAAGATTGAATCCCTAATGTCAGAACAAGATGGTGATTTGCATATTTCTTTTATGCTATAGTCTGCTGTAATTTTTTATCCTCCAATTTCTCTCACCCCAAAAACTTAGTAATATTCAATGTCACATTCATCTTCTTTATTCACATTTGGTTCCTTTTTGTTGATGCTGagacaattttatttttgatagaATTTGACATCACATTACTCTTTATTACATGGTTGTACCAGAAAAGATCAGAAGCCGTAaaatgttttaagttttttgtAAATGAACTCAATCAAATATGTACAAGATCATTAACACTGGACTGAACTCATTAGAATCAATCTGTGGCATACACACTAGAACTAGATGAACAGCAATCCAGCCACATATTCCTCTAAAAACCCATGAAATAAAGCGATTCAAGAGAATAAAAACTTGGTTACGTGAAAACTATGTACTACTAAAGATTATaatctctcaattttcttcatccGCAAAAAAGCTCTGTGGCAAGCGGAAGTCTTCCTCGTGCGACAGAAACTCCGCATCTTCATCGTCCGGTTTCTGGAAATCCAACGGACGAGAATGGTTAGAGATGCTTCTTATCATGAAGACAGAAGAACAAATTGAGATTGATAATGAATGCAGAGCAAACCAGCAAGACAAGGCACATACCACCATTTCCAAGTTGTAAAACCGTCCCACCAACTTCAAAACATCATCTGCAGTGAATGGACGATTGAAGCTGCATAAATcagacaaaaaaaaggaacaaaCATGATTAGATATGGAAAATAGAGCTGCTACTATTCACCATGTAAGGGAAAATAGAATCGAAAAATCAAGCAAACCTTCTTCGCATGTATTCAGTCAAACCATAGAGCACAAAGTGGCGATGTACACCTGGAAACGGAATCAACACAAACAAGATTCAATACAGTAACATTATGCATTACCAAAGCCTATGAACTatgctgtgtgtgtgtgtgagagagagagagagatttctGTCAAAATCCCATCTCTCTTGAGAATTACTCTGCAATGATTGAGTGCTGAAACAAAGAAGCAGTAAATTCATCACAGAAATACTAACAGATCCAGCAACAGGATCAAACACATTCATTCACTCAACATTTTGCAAAGCTAAAAAAAATCGccattaaaaaagaatttcagATAGCTTCGATGATCGATCCATACATATCAATTCACCGTTTTCAAATACAAAGTTCACAGTTTTCAAGCACTAATTTAATCTTTAGCCATAAATCGACAGCATGCACGTACGTAAACATTCAGCTTAGATCTCCACACCATAAACGCAACAAAAAGGAAGAAACAGATTAGCTAATCGAAAAATTAaaccaagaagaaaaaataaaaaaacctcGTAATTTTGAAGGGGGGTAGATTTCGAGGGCTTCAAGCAATCTCAGCTCCAAATCCACCTCTGATTTCTCCTAAGAATccaataataaaagtaaaaattatagtataccATTcgctaaaaataaaacgcgAATCAAATCAACAAGCAAGATATTGTACCTTGCGCAGCGAGGAAGAGTTGATTTTGCACGGCGAGTGCACAGAAACTCCGTCCTGCTCCTGCTCCTGCTCTTCCTCGTCTTCTTCATCttgaatttcttcttttttgattTCTTCCTTTACTTCTTTTTTGGATTTACCATTTGTCATTTGCCCCATTTCTTTCCCCGATTTAATTGTAATACTTTGCAGTTTCTGGAATTCGAATATTTCCAGTAATGCAGAAacagatttgtttttgggatCGTTGGCGTTTGATCAGaaataacaattgaaaaaaaagtgaaaaatctGAAAGAGGAATTAGGGATTGGACTGAAATCAGCGTCAATTCAATTGGGCCAAATCTATCGGGCTTTAATGGGCTTGGGCACAAAATTTGGGCCTCaatttccccctttttcttaacgtttacaaaataaaatacatattgCAATTTAATTTCCCTTTTAACCTACTTTGATAAACCAACTTGAATTGAATTTCACCCTATGTTAACTAGGTTCAATTTAGTGGgataactttttctttttctttgtttgtaaAAAATTAAGCATTTGTACcatataatactagtataacatTAAAAGAGTATACAGCTCTACATAAATGCAACACAATGATAAAGCATTTGTAGCATTAAAGCCATCCACctcatatttctattttgagtATCAATGCTACTTTTAAGAAgccttaaaataaatttatttggaaTCTTAACCGATCGACTCATAACAACCATGAAAATATAGTTTTCCCGATTAGGTAGAATAACAAACACTACTAACAAAAGTAAGCCGTtgatataaacaaataaaaaaactgtCACCAAAAAAGTCCAAAGAATAATTCACTTTTATATGAAAAGAATCATGAAAGCCATTGACAATCACTACCATCCAAAACTAGTCTAGTGTTCCAAACCTCATTCATTtctatcaaatttatttcaattttgttgagATTTCCCATTTCTTTGATATCTCCTAAGCCGAGGCATAAAACATAGGTGTCAACGTTGTATTCTTGTTTTCTGTGTTTCTTGgaatttttgtatattagttGACATCAAATTCTTGCAGCCagttagattttttttaatctttgattCAATATGGCTTCAATCTCTAACCTTTCCATCATTCACCAATCAAGATCCTCTTCATTCCACAAACTGCATTGCACAAGTCACAGAAATGTGCATCCCATTTCAAATCATTTGGAATTCTCACCACTTCATAAAAAGATTGCATCTTTGAAGACCCCCACACTCTTGAAGCTCAGCCACCGGTTGTCGGATTTTCGCCTAGTAAAAGCAGCAGCTGCTGATGCAGAGGGCCATGAGATTGAACTGGCAAAAGGGTTGGAACAAATTTGTAGTACTATTGCAAATATGTGTTGTTTTACTGATATTGTTTCTATTCTTGCAGGTTTGTCGAGTCTAACAAGAGTTTTTCAGAGAAATTTCCAGCTCTTGTAACTggattctttttctttacttgGTAAATGAAATGACAATGATAAATCGAGAAgattattttatgttcaaatatatagtacatatGATTGTTACATCAACTGTTTCTGATGCAGGTATTTTCTGAATGTTATATTCAACATATTGAACAAGAAGGTTTACAACTATTTCCCATATCCATAGTAAGTCATCTGTTTTTCTCACCtaactaataatactaattcAGATAGATAGAAGATGCCTTTAACTTTCTTATAATCTTGAATTTCTACAATGGTACAGTTTTGTGTCAGTTATTCATCTTCTTGTTGGAGTTGTATACTGCCTCATCAGCTGGTCTTTAGGTCTGCCAAAACGCGCCGTAAGCTATAAACTTTGTCTCAAGAGTTTTGCTGTCATACATTCATAGGTGAAGTCAGTTTTGATTGGTCTGAAATTCAAGTTTTATGATTTTCAACAAACAGCCTATTAATAAGGAACTCCTGGGGCTCCTTACTCCGGTAGCTGCCTGCCATGCTCTCGGACATGTCATGTCGAACGTGTCCTTTGCAGCCGTTGCTGTGTCGTTCACACACACCATCAAAGGTAGCAGGAACTTATAATATCTGCCTCTATCAGTTCTGTTTGACTTTCCTCAGATTTCTTTTTCTCTGcattatatttgtattaatttgtAGTCATCAACAGCATTGGAGCCGTTTTTCAGTGCTGCTGCTTCACAGTTTGTTTTGGGACATCAAATTCCCCTGCCTCTTTGGCTATCGTTAGCCCCTGTTGTGCTCGGTAAGGTTGAAAAGATCGATATTTCCTACGTTGATCCCTCACCACTGCTCCCATGTTCTGATATGCTAGTTTCTGTGCAGGTGTGTCCATGGCTTCTTTAACCGAACTCTCCTTTAATTGGACGGGATTCATCAGTGCCATGATCTCAAACATTTCATTTACTTACAGAAGCATTTACTCAAAGAAAGCTATGGTAATAACACTCATCATCTTTCCATAGAGTATGCACCAATGCAGTAGCCACTgaacatctctctctctctgtaaAACAGACAGGGATGGATAgtacaaatatatatgcatacatATCCATTATAGCCCTCCTCTTCTGCCTCCCACCTGCGATTGTAGtaagtttttttgtttcatgaaTTTTACTCGACCTATTCCTTTTCATATCCAACCAAGATCTCAGTTGAAAGTATTGTATTTTCTTACATTCCAGATTGAGGGACCCCAACTAATGCAGTATGGATTCAAAGCAGCAATAGCTAAAGTTGGACTGCAGAAGTTCTTGTCTGATCTATTCTGGATTGGAATGTTCTACCATCTCTACAACCAGGTGAAATATCATCACTGTCCTAATTTTCTGCTATGGAAAGAGTCGACCTAATTTTCTGCTGCTTCAGGTGGCTACAAACACATTGGAAAGAGTCGCGCCACTCACACACGCTGTGGGGAACGTGCTAAAGCGTGTCTTTGTAATTGG
This window contains:
- the LOC125203338 gene encoding 14-3-3-like protein GF14 iota → MSTEKERETHVYLAKLAEQAERYDEMVESMKNVAMLDVELSVDERNLLSVGYKNVIGARRASWRIMSSIEQKEESKGHENNVKLIKEYRLKVENELSKICEDILAVIDKHLIPSSGSAEATVFFHKMKGDYCRYLAEFKVDQEKKEAADLSLKGYEAASAIANTDLPSTHPIRLGLALNFSVFYYEIMNSPERACHLAKQAFDEAIADLDTLSEESYKDSTLIMQLLRDNLTLWTSDLPEDGEDNVKDDEPKPADAKN
- the LOC125203339 gene encoding uncharacterized protein LOC125203339, with the protein product MGQMTNGKSKKEVKEEIKKEEIQDEEDEEEQEQEQDGVSVHSPCKINSSSLRKEKSEVDLELRLLEALEIYPPSKLRGVHRHFVLYGLTEYMRRSFNRPFTADDVLKLVGRFYNLEMVKPDDEDAEFLSHEEDFRLPQSFFADEEN
- the LOC125203337 gene encoding triose phosphate/phosphate translocator, chloroplastic-like encodes the protein MASISNLSIIHQSRSSSFHKLHCTSHRNVHPISNHLEFSPLHKKIASLKTPTLLKLSHRLSDFRLVKAAAADAEGHEIELAKGFVESNKSFSEKFPALVTGFFFFTWYFLNVIFNILNKKVYNYFPYPYFVSVIHLLVGVVYCLISWSLGLPKRAPINKELLGLLTPVAACHALGHVMSNVSFAAVAVSFTHTIKALEPFFSAAASQFVLGHQIPLPLWLSLAPVVLGVSMASLTELSFNWTGFISAMISNISFTYRSIYSKKAMTGMDSTNIYAYISIIALLFCLPPAIVIEGPQLMQYGFKAAIAKVGLQKFLSDLFWIGMFYHLYNQVATNTLERVAPLTHAVGNVLKRVFVIGFSIVVFGNRISTQTGIGTGIAIAGVAIYSLIKANMEEEKRKAAQQHES